The DNA region AGAGGACAAGATGTAAAATCAAGCTATACAGGTGGCACAGAGAGAAAGATGTGTGTCTCTAAGTTCACTCCAATGTTCAGTATGTGCAGCAGATGGAGCTTGCCGGCTGGTAGATATTGTGATATTCTGGAGATGGTGCACTCTTGACATCCCTGCATGTACCTTCTGACAAAacttccagaatgttttggtGATGTTCGCCCAAGCTCCAAGGGCTGTTCCTTATACATGGATGACTTTATTAGCTGAATTTGATTGTTGACAATTTGATTTGGCTTGATCTTAGATTTTTTGGTTTTTCAAAGCTCATCCTAGAGTTGCTGTCATAGCAACAGGTCTGTAAGCTTACACATGTTCAGGAGCAGGCTTCTTAAGTAAACAAGATTAGATCACAGAATTTTAGGCAGAGGTGATATGGAAAGCCTGGTGCagttttgataattattcttaAACAAATGACAAGACAAACAGGCTTAGTACTACAttcattttaagtttatttaaatgttcTTGTTTAAAAGACAGCAGTCAGTCATCTTTAACTAACAGTAATAGACAGTATGTACTATAAGTGTGAAATAAATTCCCTTTTGAAGCAACTACCCAGCTAACAATTTCTGGTTTCCAGAACATTTCTAGAACAGATATCGTAACGTTCCCTGCTGGTTCCCCAGGAAATTTAGTTTAGAATGGAGTACAATGACATGGACTACACAATGTCATATCGCCAAAGTTCATATCATAACCTGCTATTATGTATAGCTGTAAATTGAAAAGAATATAGTCATATACTTAAAATAATTGTGtaagtaataaaacaatacaaatacaaaCAGAGCAAAAAATGTGTTGCGTTACAGTGCTTTGGTCAACTGCCAAGTTGTATTCATTTCTACTACCACGAATAAGATGTTTTACATATAGTGAATTCAGGTAGATTGGGACAGCTTTTGACAGTCATCTCAATGTCAAAAAGTGTCCCAATCTATAAAAAATGAAGTCATATAAACGCTTAGATCAGGTAGAAATACTGCCAATATTCTGTTAGCCTTATTTGTTCCATAAAAGTAATAGCTGCCTTTTAATTCAACAGTTAACTTTTTATTAGGGCTGGgccagtgctttaagtggcccAAAAGAGGTGCCGGTACTCTATGTTTTTTTTAGCTGACTCGACTTCTATATTGAAGGGGTTTTATACTCAGCAGTCAACAGACgaccttgtaaaaaataataaatccttttataagtttgtggatttgcttgagctagaaatatctactgaacataaataaaatgtgcaaaaggagatatgtgagtaaaatTTTCAGCATGGTTAAAGATTGAAAGagcttgaaaaaaaactttaaaattacACCAAGTCCATGTccatgggttcaagaataacaaaatactggccatttAAAACTAGAAAGTCATCACTTCAtattgtcccattgttttccattttgcgggtgttAAAACTCCCGTGGTCGTCGTCGTTCAAATTaattgaaatttcgttcacttgtagtttagcaattaaactaaatgtctattacaatttcaagaatgtttttACTCTGCACATTGCCTGGGGAAATCCGAAgtcacgtacctacaaaagggtagGCTATTGTATTGGATAAAGCTTGCCTCTGACCTGTAGCtgtcattctggcttggtgggatgtcagccagcgaatcctctgattctgaccttgttcttttactactcagagtctaaaacaaggagggcatattaagtgtgcattgtattttcattttaaccaagcagctatggttgcgcgtttcacacacaaacacacacctctcCAGTCCAGACCACACTGACTGACAGTCAGCGGCAAAAGCGACACaagcgcttttaacttgtaaacacaagggtgtatgggtaatgtagtctctgctctcggtgggacgaattagaaAGCGtacattgtgaagggcgctctgaaaagcgccagcgcagccaaaggattaaattaaacctctgatttttaaacagatgtgcaaatgagcatTCCGGTACGCTAAAAGCACGTTCTGGGTGCAcagagaggtggtggtacgctcaagagctatatttagaagtggcggtactgagtactggcgcattccggcccacttaaagcactgggctgggcatagattaatctagattaatttcatacaaaataaaagtaatttttgcataatatatgagtttgtgatgtgtgtaaatattatgtatatttaaacacacacacatacatatatatacatttaagaaatgttttatttaaatatagtttttttatttatatataatttagaatatataaaaatataaataaatatatatacacatgtaaatgtttcttaaatacatacatgaatgtgtgtgtatttacatatacataaaaattacacaaagcacaaatcagatgttatgcaaaaaatccttttattttgtatgacattagtctagattaatctatgcccagctctaCTTTTTATAAATTTTCTGATTGTACTCTTAACAAGGTTATTACAAGTAGCACAGGCCAGAATGTTATTCAGAGTATTAAACAATCACTTATCAAACTTTATTTCAAagcataaaaataaaacaatttcttaagcaaattagtttttcagatgtATAGTTTTCAGATTTTACACTGAGCATCATCCAAATCATATTTTGCCAAGTACTGTAACTCCTAATCAAAATGAGTcttacatttacagtacagtacagtacaatcACTATCCTGTGTCTCTTTTTCTAGCTCCAGGATATATGACAATATTACTGTAAGGATGTTTGAAagaaaagtgttaaaaaaaaggttCCAGAAGCTTTAAAACTAtaagtaaaaatgttttaatgtaatttcacctgactacattagtttaaagcAGGAAAGCACTTTTTAAGAGTTTGATCAAACTAAATGTATCTTTTAAAATAGTTCATTATCATAATTAAACAGTATTATTTTAAACTTACAAACACTCCTTTTGTTAATGCAAAGCTTGTCGATTATAGTGAGGTAAAAAAACATACTATTCCATGTGATTGTCAAAGCTAATATATGTTATACACAGATATATTTTCTAACATAAAAATCAATAGATCTACATATTTTGTGCTTCCTCCATGAACATTTGCTAAAAGATCAAACATGTTTAGTTTACCCAGCTTACATTAACCTGCTTTTGGTAAATCCTACTACAAAGTTTTCTTAGTACAGCATCCTTTATTGCTTGAGTTCTGATCCCATACAGGACTGGATTAATTATCGGAGACAGAATTAGGAAATACAATGAAAGTATTACACGGAAAACATAAGGAACATGTCTCATATCAAACCGACTTTGTGTAAGTTCAAAACAACTTCCAAGGATAAAATTGAATAATGCTATTAGATGTGGGACACACGTGCTGAAGAGTTTAGTTTTTGTTTTGCGTGACACATTCAAACAGATCAAGATAATCCTTAAATAAGAGTAgataattataataaatggGAGTACAATAGCAAATAAAATCAATATTGAGCTATGTATGTTGTAAGATGAGATATCGGCGCATGCCAGCTTCACTATTGAATAATTATCACAGTAGACTTTTTCAATTATGGTTCCACAGATATCAAGTCTTGCTGTAAATAAGAGAGAGATTGTAATTCGTACAAAAGGATAACACCAAGTGACTGCAACAGCTATAATCACCTTTGTAGGGGTCACAATTTTACCATAGTTTAAAGGATAACATATAGAAATATATCGGTCGTATGCCATAACTGTTAGGTTTGTTATGTCACTGGAAACATAGCTATATATAACAAAGGTATGCACAAGACAAGAAAGCCATGTTATTTGAAAATCTTCTGTTAAGAATCTAGTTATGATGAAAGGTGCCACTGCTGTTCCACCATATAAATTTATACAGGCCAGATTGCAGATTAAGAAATACATTGGCTTATGTAGTTTTCTTTCAAGACATACAATGCAGATGATGAGTCCATTAGCAATGACAATAACTGGGTACAATAAAAACAGCACACcaacaaaaacatatttcaggtcatgaatttttttgtatGCATTCAGTGTGAAAGAAATGTTAGGCTTTGTGCTCTGTAGCATGTCCCTgtaattacaaaaacaagaGAGGAAAAACAATATTAATTGCACTTTGTTTTCTAACATGTACTACTTACATATAATTTTCCAGCAGATAATTCCTCAAAGTAACactaagaaaacatttttatttcaaaatatctttaaaataaaatcataataCATTTTCTGGTCATAACTAAATGCATACACATATACTAACAAATCTTACATTTTCTGATAACTTCATCCAGCTTGTAATTGAGCAGTCTTTCTTTGTCTGCTGAAAAGttaatattaataaagaaaCAGGTCTATTACCTGCTGGCTTATTTTCTACTGAAAAAGTGAAATTGGGGCAGGACATATAAGACACACGGGATAAAAACAACCAATAGGCTTTCTTTGCTGCCCAGCAAACAACACACATGGGGGTTGTGTACGAAAGTGGAATTCTATAGAcagtttcattggacgcacgttCGTTGTCGCGGTTACGTGTCTGGTTGGAACTtctggtctctgtttgttttaaCTATAGGGCAAAGCTCTCCATGGACTCGTTgaagaggccggtctgggaaacaGGAGCGTTCAGGAACTTGTTCTTTTCAGCTTCcttcatgtcagccagacacagccagagatggcacTATTGGACCACCATGGTGGACATCGCACAACGGACTGCCTGGGTGGTAACCTTGTGTCGCCCTCAGCGCCAAGTCAGTGGCCGCTTGGAGCTCCGAGAAGGCAGGCGAATTGTGACCTCCCTTATGCAGATCCCTCAAAGCCTTCGCTTGGTGAACACAGAGCAgtgccatggcatgcagggaGGAAGCCGCCTCCCCACAGGCCTGGTATGCAGCCGTCGTGAAACCGGACGACTGCTTACAAGTCCCTGAGGTAAGGGTCGGACGGTTCTTCCAGGACACAGCTGCATTGTGACCCACCGCTCCACTGTAGGGATCCCGacataacccttagcggctccacCGGTGAGAGAGGTGAGGGCTGATGGCTAAAACAGCTGCAGGCGGTTGGAGAATGGGGCTCTCCAAGATCGAGTCAATTCATCGTggacctcggggaagaaaggtaCTGGAAGTGTGGGTTGAGATCAGAGCTGATCTTGGCCttctgggggccctaagcaattTTGTGAGGGGGCCCTGTCatcacattaataaaaaaaacactcactgtctctgcttaaatgtagctataaataaaatgttaactaaaacacagattatcttatagctgtacatttttgccacatgtacattactgtgacactcaTCAAAAATACTTCCTAATTATAACATTGACACATGTTTTCTGAAAAGCCTTTAATCTGTTACATTAGTACTTAGAAAACAAGGTCTACTGCCAAATCTATTATTTTTTAAGAGATGTAGATTATCAGggaaacaaatttaaaattattaaataaaaccaaaatagcTGTCAGATAAACTATGACAAATAACTCAACAGATTTTccaatttgtttaaaaactaaggCATGTTCAGACTCCACAGATAAACACaccaaaaatacataaatcattccctaaataagcaaacattagacctaatgtgcattgttttaaatgctaaaatggAGTCACACAACATCTTTCATGAATAAATgtgtcaattttttttacattt from Paramisgurnus dabryanus chromosome 8, PD_genome_1.1, whole genome shotgun sequence includes:
- the LOC135720901 gene encoding olfactory receptor 11A1-like; translated protein: MLQSTKPNISFTLNAYKKIHDLKYVFVGVLFLLYPVIVIANGLIICIVCLERKLHKPMYFLICNLACINLYGGTAVAPFIITRFLTEDFQITWLSCLVHTFVIYSYVSSDITNLTVMAYDRYISICYPLNYGKIVTPTKVIIAVAVTWCYPFVRITISLLFTARLDICGTIIEKVYCDNYSIVKLACADISSYNIHSSILILFAIVLPFIIIIYSYLRIILICLNVSRKTKTKLFSTCVPHLIALFNFILGSCFELTQSRFDMRHVPYVFRVILSLYFLILSPIINPVLYGIRTQAIKDAVLRKLCSRIYQKQVNVSWVN